The Chaetodon auriga isolate fChaAug3 chromosome 20, fChaAug3.hap1, whole genome shotgun sequence genome contains the following window.
CATGACTGTGATCATATATTATTATACACTCTTTCTTAACTTTGATTGTTTCTTCCTGACTCTTAGGTCAACACTTGATCACAGCTCTGGCAGATACTTTTTTCGGATACAAAACCACATCCTGGTACATCACCACTGCACATATTCCTGTTCCTGTAACCACAAAAACTTGTGTGTTTACCTCTGGAGTCCGTTTTTATGCTTCCCCTTTTTTTCAGGGAACTCGGGCGTCAGAGAAGCACCATTGAACTGGACACCCCGTCTGTGAAACCTGGCCAGCTCAAGGAACTGGAGGAAGCTGTAAATGACAAGATCAGAGCCCACATCCCTGTCACGGTTCAGCTTCTCTCTATAGATGATCCTGCTGTGGAAAAGGTGCATACACTGATATTATACTTACTGGTGCTAAAACCCAGTCCTCTTACTGTACGACCTAGGACTCAGAAGTCAAATCACTTAACTAGAGaaagattttacacatacagtgTTATATGTTAcatgagttgtgtgtgtgtgtgtgtgtgtgtgtgtgtgtgtgtgtgtgaaccaggTGAGGAGTCGGGGGCTTCCAGAGGACCATGCAGGGCCCATTCGGATCATTGATATCGAGGGCATTGATGCCAACATGTGCTGTGGAACCCACGTTTCTAACCTCAGTCACTTACAGGTTGAATTTcacacgcacatgcagacacaacCTACATTTTAAAGACTTCTGAAGCTGTGAAAGTGTACATACTTTACACTTGTTTTATAGGATTATGTGTACCCTAAGTGCTTCTAATAAACTGCTAATTGTGCacatcatttctctttgtctgagTTTTAGGTGATAAAGCTTCTGGGAActgagaaaggaaagaaaaacaaaaccaacctGATCTTCCTGGCAGGGAACAGGGTATTGAAGTATGCTGAGAAAAGCTACAGCACAGAGCGATCGCTGGTGTCTCTCCTGAAGTGAGTTTAAAGTCCGAATGATCAAAATTTCCCCAACATGAGTTCAACTCATGCACAAAGTTTGACGTGGAAAAACATCCTTGTCATCATTGAACAGAACTGGACCTGATGAGCACGTAGAGGCAGTTGACAAGTTGCAGAAGTCTGTGAAGCTACTACAGAAAGTAAGAACATTACATTTGggatttcctctgttttctaaTTTTGCTGCGTGCTTAAAGgtgctttacaaataaagtttattatttattatggTTAGACTCCCTACTCATGCTGTTCTGTGTTTGAGAGCTGTAGATAAGCAATTCCTGCTGTTCGCCAGAAGAGGGCCCCATTTAGACAATGAGTCTTTCCATTTTGACAAGCACTGTATCATATATGTCTGCTGCTACATAATACATCACAGATACTCCCCCTAACCATCATGAAAATATCTTGGGCAGACTAACCTGAGCCTGCTACGAGACATGGCTGTCCTCATCGCTCAGAACTTTAAGAGCGGCCCCCAGAGAGGCAACTTCTTCAGCTTGCACAAGTAAGAGAAGGGCTCATTTGAAGGTGCAGCATGATACATTAAACATGTTGGAAAACCGTCAGCAGCAATGATCCAGATACCACGAAGGAGACCTGGAAAtgatgtctttctctttctgcaggaAGGAGGGCGATAATGAGTTCATGAATATTATCGCCAATGAACTAAACACCGAGGTAAGATTATAACCAACTGCTTAGTTCTTGATAATAGCCGTTGAATATTTCAGTTAAGCCCCCTTTTTGTCCGCTCTTAGGAAACGTTGGTTTTCCTGACTGTTGGAGAGGAGAAGGGGCCGGGCTTGTTTTTACTGGCTGGACCCAGTGGACCAGTGGCTGAGCTGGGACCACGGTAAGTGACGCCGCCACATATTTATTTAGCCACTACTTTAAAAACCTTAATGCAGGTCGTCACTGTATGCTTCTGTGTTCTCCAGGGTGTTAGAGATCCTCCAAGGGAAGGGGGCAGGAAAGAACGGACGTTTCCAAGGCAAAGCCAACAACCTGGCACAAAGAGGCGAGGTGGAggctttgctgcagcagcactgcaaaCATCTCGCATCAGAGGAAGAATAAACCCTGCAATGCTTCCATAGAAATCCATATTTTATATGATGGGAAGCTGTACTCAATTTGTGGTAAACACAAAATGATGTCTTAAAGCACATATACCAAGAAACTGCTAATTTCTGTTCAACTCATGCTGTATATATCTGAATGTTAAaggtttttattcatttcaaactAATCTGTTAAACCTTATGTTTTGTCATCAGCCGCCCATCAACAGTCTGTTTTACATTAACACGTAGAGGCTGCATTACGTGACCGGCTCAAGGGCCCCTCAGTGTACAATTTAGGCACAATGGAAAAATGCTTCATGAAGAAAATAAGTCTTTAAGCATCCTGCTGCTCACTCACTGCTGTTTCAGACACATTAAACATGCATTTTCCCCCACCGCTGAAAAGGACACCACACCTGTTGaattatttaatatatttaatttaaaaaatttggagaaaatgtaatttacaaaagacagacacactcgactgtttctttcatctgttgtttttggCAGGATTACTTCGAGTGaccagaaaaataaaaacccttATTTTTACAATGTAATGCAATCAAACACCACAGTCCCGTAATAAATACTAGCTTGGTGAAACTTACTTGTTGTTAATCACCTCATTTCCATACAGTGTAACAAATAGTAGAAACACCTTGAAAGAATGTGCAATCAAATACAACATAACCACtaaatacatgaaataaaattccctccacacacaacaaaaacaataagaGTTAATTACAGGACTGCTGTATTGGATGGCATTAAAATGTAGAGGGGCCTCTGTGTTTATAcatcactcagtgtgtgtgagtgtgtgtgtgtgtgtgtgtgtgtgtgagagagagagagataaaagcAGTGGTTTTGAAACAAATGTAAAAGTCTCTCACAGTTTAGCAGTGTAGTGTTCATGGTAAAATAAGGCTATAGTGCAAATGTGCAAGCACCCCTTCCCATGTAGGTAGACCTCTATGAAATACTATAGGCAGTAATAGAAGATATAGAGATGGTTTGGCAGTAGTTGTACCCAGTCAGTGTGATGCTGTCAATATGTCGAATCATCCTTTTCAGTTCCTTTATTGCTCCTCCTCCGTCGTAGAGTTACTGTAGTGGTTTCACTATCTTCATTGAGATGTAGTTCTGGAAAAGGCAAAAAAGACCAATCAAATCACTGTTTCTCTCTAGCAAAGCAGACAGTCTCACAGTTTGACACCACCTGCCCTGTAAGAGCACATAACAGTGAacccttctgtctgtctggaaccACTGCACACACTTCAAGGTTATACTAACTGGACCAAACGATTTCAGAACATGTGACCAGTATCCTCTCAGATGGTCCTGCTTGTCTGTCCTTACCGGTAGAGAGTACAGCAGGATGGCGAGGAAGAGAACCActatgatgaggatgatgagtcCGATGAAGAGGCACCTGAACTTTCGCCACACGATGAACTTCATGGTCTTACATGGGTTGGTGAACCAAAAGAAGGATGTTTCTGGGCGTCTGATGGTTGTGGAGAATAAAAGAGGGAAACCCCAACCATTTATTAATTTAATGGCAACTAAGACATGATTCTGCAGAAACGTTGGGTGTGTTTCACAGTCATACTTTGGAGGGTCCAGTTTTGGGTTCATGTTGGGTTCGTCCCTGCCTTTTCCTGCAGGTCTCTCATCTGCAAGGGCCTCACTCACAATCTCCAGCGTCATCTCCACTTTGCcctgtaaacacaaacagacacaatgaGCAAGACACAACATAATTATAAAGCTAATGAGGATCTCTGGTGCTTATGGAATATTCAAATGGAGCAGAAATCTGTtcaagctgctgcaggtcattAATAGTTTATTTAGGAGTAATGATATAAACTGTAGCATTTGGTGCACCAAAATAAACAGGACAGCATCCAAATTCGAGTGAGTCTGAACATGGAAATCTATGTGACCAGCAAAGGCAAATCTGAGGGCAAAGTACTACTGTACTTGAGCAGGCTGGAGAGAGTGGAAGGCATGAAACCTGAAACGGTTCAAAGTCAACATTGTCCTTGATTGTATTCCAAAATTCCTGAAACAGCTAATGTTGAACTTTCTTCCCATCCAACCTCAGTGCAGTTCATTCTTTTGCTCCACAGTACAGGTCTGAACAAGCTAAACAAGCATATAAGCTCAAAAACTGCATCCTTCTATCTCTTGGTGTGCTTTCTATTCATACTTACACCCAGAGCTTTCTTTCCATTCTGCTCAATAGAGCAGGGCCACCAGcctctgactgactgctgagCAAACAGGGACTTGGCGTGCTCGGTCTTGTGTGGAGCTCCCATTTCCAGCACATCCATCATCGTCAGAGAACACTTCTCAGGGGTCTTTGCAGGAGGAACCAGGTTACATAAATCCAGCTCCAGCGTGCCTGGGATCACAGAGCGTTATACGACAATGCTGAGGTTTGGTAATGGTGCACAAATTTCTCCCACAACTCTTTAACTTTTAACAAGTTATCTTGGTTTAACTTCAATGAAGTGTCTTACCGAGGTAATCGTCCAGTGAGAATTTGTCGTTATCCCATATCTGGACAATCAGTTTGGGGGGAATCCTGAACTCGGTTTTGTCAAGACTCCAAAAGTGCTCCTGTTGAATAAAGAGCATGTGAAAACACGTTTTAGACGAGCTGTTGCAAAGAcacaggcctttttttttttcatcttcttgAAAGACAATTCCTCGACTGGTCAAGACAAGCTTCACCTTCTTGGACACGAGGCAGAGCTGTTCAGCGGGCAGGAAGTCAAACTCGTAGACAAATCTCCAGTTAAAGTTGCCATCTCCATCCAGAGACCTGTAGTGGACATCAGTCTTCTGcttgtcctcctccatccctgGCATCCAGCTGGCAACAGGAACAACAGATGCAGACATGTAAATCAGCTCAAAGAGGATTTTAGAAATGGCTGCCGATGAGAAACGACGTCACAAGGCAAAATTCAGAAGCTACAGTTCATTCGAAGGATTTATCAGCAGTACCCTTTGACATAGATGTCACTCATGTGTTCTCCTGTGATGCTGGTCTCATCTAAAGTCACATCTGTGGTGTTCCAGATGACAGCACGCAGGAAATACCTGAacattcaaacacagcaaacattaaCTCAGTTTCATCAGATGTGAGCCGGAGATGAAggactgcagagctgcaccGCGCTTACTTCTTAGGCTTGCGTGGTGTGATGTCAAAGGGAGGACCAGGGAGGCCGATGGTTTTGGGGAAAACATCCACCCACATTTGAAGGCTTCCCTAAATGAACACAATATAGAGGTTTTAGAAAATAGCTGAGTGGATGTGGAtatatacagatacagatacagtgtgtgtgagctcagaGGTCTAACCTGAGAGAGGTTAGGCTGGAAGGTGCTGTAAAGGGTCCTGGTCTCCACATGTTCAGGGACAAGTCCCTGTTTTCTGAGCACGTGCAGACAGAGGCGTTCTCGGGCCGGACCCAAGTGCTGATGGATTTCCTTGTTGTTCTCTAGATGTGAAAACATATTGCATCTTTAATTAGGCTCAGGGGGCGGTAATGAGAGGAGATCCTGACCTCTAGCcccatcatcaggtcagaatGTTTGGAGTAACTCACCCTCATGCAATCAAAATTAGCTTCTAGCACACTCATTCACACTTCTGCATTTGAAATCACTGACATTACCGAATTCAGCCAGCGTGTAGTCTGTGCCATTGAAGGTGAGCGATGTGCCGTTGTCTTCAGTCCTGGGTTTGGACAAGCCTTTCATACGAGCCAGGTTCTCCAGAATCTGAGAGGGCTTCAGCTGGTCCCGCCACTGGTTGATACCAGAGCTACAATCCCAAGAGAGACACATTCAAGAGAGATGAATCCTACCTTAACAGATATTTCATGAATATCTGTATCTTTCATGAATTAAACGCGTTTCCCCCTACATGCAGTAGGTTTGTGGCAGGCCACAGTAGGAGTTATATCGGGACAGGAAGCGGTTCTCCAGGTCAATCACAGTCTCGCCGACCTTCTCGTCGCGGCTCAGGAGATCATAGTCATAGACAGAGATCTTTAGGTCCTTGTCCTGGGGCAGGAAACATGTCATCTCAAACATCCTAAACAGAGCAAAGGCAGTGTTTGAGAGGTGAGAAGGTGCGCTGGATTTAGCCTGGAAGGATAATATCGTCCATATTACAATCCCCCCATGTTTAAATGTGTCCATTCATAGCGTTTACCTTCCAAACACAGGGTTGGTGGTTTTGGGTAAGTAATGATCTCTGTCATCAATCGTATTCTTCCCCAGTGATATCTTCATGTATGGATCACACTGAGCGGAAGAGACAACACAAGGTCAAGCAGATGGTGCTGACTGGGCCAACATGGCTGAAACGTGCCGCTTCTATTGCTGGTAATGCAGATTCATTCTCACTCTGCCATTGTTGTCTTTGGGCTGCAGGTCTATGGCCCGGACCACATAAATCCTGACCAGACACTCCTGAGGTCCGCTATCTGGCAGCTCTCTGAACTGACGTGGTGGAGGAGTGACGCCTGGGTCGTCTGGCAGAGGGTACACCTTGAATGAACCCTGAAGGTagaggacacaaacaaaaaatttATTTGTTCTCTCTACTGAGTAAATTATCTGATCAAGTGTTAGTGTTCTGAATGGCGTCAATTTACCTTAAACTCTCCGACCACGGTGGGGTCGTCGTCGCCATTTTCATTCTTGCCTCGCTGCAGTTTGAACGTGCTGCAGAAATCGGTCAGCCCTTTGAATTCTGGGACGTCCTCCAGTTCGCAGTCATACACCTGAGaatacacagtcacattaaaAGTCATCTACAGCTCAGGAGAGAAGCTTTTGTACAACCTGCAACACTTAGTGATGATGACTATTTACACAGCCAGGAGATACAAAACATAGAGGTAAATTAATACTGGTGAAGTGTGCTGTGTTAAAGTTACTTTGAGGGTGTCATATCCTTTTTTGAGGTAGGGGCCGCATCTCTGCTGGTCTCCAACTGAAGCGTAGAACTTACTCCACCAGTCGACTGTCTCTTTTTCCTAAAGATTGAATTGCACAGTTTTAATCTTCATAAATATGTTTCTCTGCATTTGGTATAACGATCtgaaatttaaaatattttcttctttgctctCACCTTCTCTTCATGCTTTGCAGACAGAAGATGCAGCGAGACgcaaaacagaaaagaagtcacttgtacatacacatacagcagTAACATAaacgcaaaaacacacagtacgGACAGTAGACTACAAATACTGATAAGAGAGTGAAACAGTGAATGATGGTGATGGAGAAGTTGATAAAGAGATCCAGTTTGCAGTTTCACGATTGTCAGCAAATCTGAAAACAAGGGCGTAACAACGGTAAAGTGCAGAATGTGCAACTGCATGAAGGCCCTGGGCCTCGAGGGGGCCCACTAACACCATCTGTCCTTTCTCTTGAACATGGCATCAGTGGTTAAGCGGCATCCATGCCTGCCATGAGTGTGGCGAAGCTTGGAATTATGACCAATTTAATGTTTTCAATCTTGACTTGGtatatttaaagaaacactttGACAGTTTGGGCTTATCGTCTTCTTGCCTGGAGTGAAATGAGAAGATAATACACTCAATGTCTGTAAACGGAATATATTAGCTAGCAGCTGTTTATCTTAGCTTAAAGtttggaaacaggaggaaagacaTAGCCTTTCTCTCTCTAAAGGGAGCGtcagtcactcccctctggcaggaggctgcggtccatcaggaccaaaacctcacgccacaagaacagttttttcccgtctgctgtcagccttatcaacaaggcccggaaccccccccccccccccccgacactcttcacattccacctcggactcattttgtcacattgattgatataaatacaactctatgcgttacattaacgctcaacttggacttctttctgaaaaacagactgtgtttccggaaaatagcaaacaacaaaaaacagacttgtgtatatatatttaaactgttatattttatgctcttattttagtagatgtgtcatgcaccaatttcaccagaacaaattcctcgtatgtgtgaaagcgtacttggcaataaagctttttctgattctgattctgatctaCCAACCACCATTTCTACAGCTCACTCATTAACTAATTAATCTGTTACTGAAGGCCAGAGGCTAGTCTAACTAGCGGTAGCTTTATATTTAGTGTACAGACAGCAttgtatcaatcttctcatctaactcttggcaaggaATTAAATAAGcgcatttctcaaaatgtcaaattttttTCTTGAAGTAGAATATTTATAACCGCTTCCAGCAACATCATGGCAAGTGATGGTCCGATAAATCAGCTTCCATGTGAATTCAGTGTTTGGGGGCCTAATTTGCTCCAGGCCCCATTTACATGTTACGcccctgctgtgaaaaaaaacaaaaaaacaatttaattgtGCTCATTAAATCAGTGGCAATCAGATTGCAATTATATCCAACATAGATTAGTGGCATTGCAACATCATTGCGAGGGCTTGGTCAAGCACGCCGTAGCATTGTGGATTAAGTGATCTCAGCCCACCAGCGTCATCGGATCAGCATCAGCCTTGTGAATTAGAAAGCTAGAATAAATAATTATACATACAAAGTGGGAGGTAGGGGAAGCCATTTTGTTGACAGCagctgacatactgtacatgaactGTAAGCCAGAGTAATACAATTTGTCAAATTTGACTTGAGAGTCAAATTCTGAACTTCTTAGTGACAAGAGGCAACATGATGTGTATTTGAGAAAGACGAACAGTTTTGGAATTAGTCATTTTGTGATCCGGTGGTAGGGTTTACCTGCACCTCTAGCAGTGGTCTTGTTTCTTCCATGTTAATGGACACATGTTTGGAGGGAGAGGCCATCATCAGAGCCACTGTAAATAGAGTGAGGGCGACATTAGAACAAggctttttgtctctctgcgtTAGTTGAATCAGAATTTCCAACTTTTCGCCTCCTTACTTTTGGAGGACATGGCTCCCTCTGCAGTGATGACGTACGGGTCACATCTGAACTCCTCCAGACTCGTGATGGTGCACTGACCCACCACAGGCTTCCTGCCAAACGGACGGTGGTCGATCACCTTCAGCACAATGGGAGGTGTGTACATCTCATCCTTTGGAAGGAGCTGGATGGAGGGTGCAGAGGAGATAACAGAGAAAAATAGCTGTGTGAGTTGATTTTGGCTACTATTATTTTCCCTGTTCAATGGCTTTAATCCAGACCATCTATCTTGCGTAGCCCTGAAATTACCACTTTGATGAAGAGGACAGAGCTGGGGAAGTTTGGGCTCTTTTTCAGGTTCTTGATAACAGCTGACTCCAACCTCTGGCCCCCACACTCCACCACCAGGCTGGGTGAGGACACTGAGGCCAGCTGGTATGGCTTCATGTTCCTCAGGCCCCATGCTAGAAtctggatacacacacacataggagAGAGATTTAGAGACAGTATGTGTGTCCCATCAGAGGAACAGTGTCCAAAGGTTGTGTGTTACCTCCACAGCAGTGAGCTGCACCACAGGCCGGATGCCCTGTGGAACCATGTAGAGgttctctgctctctttggGGGAACCAGGGGAAGATCTGTGTCGTCCATctacacagagacaggagactATGGATTAACTGAATGAGTATGTATATCTATGTAATGTCTTATGATGTGAGGGGATCATGGGACATATTGGCAGGCatgaaaaaacattatttaagTGAACCATTTACTGCGCACTGTGTATTGTATATAGGTCAGTCTGGCctagttgtgtttttttctataATGTGGCTTCTTCTCCATTACATTCAGGGCAAACCTTCTCTTTAAGGATGAGTTCAGCCGCCACCAGTGCCTCCCCTGCCTTGCGACCCTTCTGGATGATGGGGTGCCACAGCAGTTTGGGTGTCTCATCCATGCCTGGGTTCAACTTCACCATTGGTGCGCAGACACTGCGGCCCAGCAGCTCATCCTTCCCCTGTGCACAAGACGACATGTCAGTTACATTTTGACGGCCGGAAGGCAACTGCATAAAACATCCTGTGTATATAGAAAATCCACACGCATCTAAATCATTTAGACAACTGATCCACAGTTATAAAAAGGAACATTATTAAATACTGAAACCTTGCATATTAGTTATGCAAATACATTCTCTATGCACGTCCACCACAACCTACCACTTGGTCATTGTCGTAGAACTCCAGTACAACATCAGGGGGCCGGTGAGCAACACTCTGGGGGTCTCCATAAATCTCCACATCATTGAAAATTAGAGTTTGGTCCCAAGTTGGGTTCAGCGTCGCTCGCAGCTTCTCTGTTGTCTTACTGACATGCAGGAAGGAGATGTGTGCGTACGGATCTGTGACGGAAGGAAAACAGGTGGtgtaatgttttcatcactcattcatctcggactcatttcatttgaaatgtaaGACTTGAACTCTATCAGCAGTCTTAATATTGATATCAAAACCTAATCATTTAATTACTTTTTGGACCAGTCAGTAAAATCTTACCAGAAAAGCTGTCTTTGTCCATAGATGCCAAGTTACGTGCCTGATAGACGTAGACACGGAGATGGTACACATGTGAccctgtggagagaaaaaaaacattattcagctgcatatatttatgtatatatgtttgtatgtgcatgAATATTCACTATATGAGTGACTCACTGTCAAAGGAGCAGGACACAGTGGGCGTGTTGGCACCAAACAGCTTAGTGGCATCGGCTTTGGAGCCTTTCTCTTTGGCCTCAGTGTCAACACCCTGCAGAGCAAACCACAGCGGACATCTCAGAGCTTCTTTCATGTTCATACGCCACACGCACAGTGCCAAATACAACACAGCGTGGCACTGTAGAATCATTTCATGCATAAGCAAATACTTGAAAATGTTCTGTGACTCATTCAGCCGAGGTCCAGTTCATGCTTTTGTTCCAGTCCTCTCCTACTCATATGTGGACGAATACTATTTAAGCCACAGTCAAGCTGTCTTTATGAGACCAGATCTTGACCCCAACCAGCAGCTCAAATCAGAAATAATAAAGCGTCTGTCTTCTTTACTCACCAGCGCCCCCTCCAGTTGGAAGATGGCAGACGCTCCGAGGCGGTCCTCTGGTGCCATCTTCCGCCTCCAGCGCCTTCGACGAAAGGTGTCAGACGAACGCTCCTTCCTGTGGAacttccagccaatcagagaagaGAATTCCCAGCCCTCAGGGTCACCTTTGTCCCGCTTCTGTGAGCAAAAATAAGAAATGCTGCAACTGTTAGTTTACATACTGTGAAATAAAACTGGTATCCAGAGGCACCTTGATATCAGTCTATGTCAAGCTCTGAAACATAATCAGAATTGTGTTCTGCAAATTCAGCTTCATATATTTAAAAGATGTACATGCACTACAGTATACTCAGCAGTGCAGTCCTATGCTGACCTCCACAACAGCTCCTGCAGGGAGTGCAGCTCTCCTGCGAGGACGAACCAGCCTTCTCCTGCGGTGGACGTGGTACACCTTCTCTGCAGGGACCCAGGACCGAGGCTTGTCATCCGGGGGAATGGTCACTCCGTACTCCCAGCCTGTAAAGTGCATCATGTGAGTTCATTATTGTAATTATGACCAATCCAGTGTGAGTGTTAATAAGAAGACACGCAACacaattcagtcatttcagccCTCCTTTTTGAATAACTACTCATGCCTACAAACAgcttgaaaaacagattttagctGGTGAGGTATAATCGTCTGCACCTTGATCATCCACGGCTCTGTTATCATCCACAGTCCACTCGTCCTCCCACATCCAACCTGGAGGACAATCAAACTCTCCAGGGTTACGGCTCTTCTCTCCATTCTGTGCAACACAAAGCCTCAGTTAAGCACAAGTgcatttttgtgatttgttgtctttcttcatgtgttttggcCTCCTCATGTAGCAGATTAGAAATCACTCCTGCATCATAGGCATCTGTAGGAAAGCTGAGTGGGGAATAACAGCCACCAAAGTCAAGAACGAGTGTTGCTCTGGGTGATATTcatcatgttttggtgtttagTGTCACAGAAACACGGAATAATGTGAACTGTGTTTGCGTGTGACATTCAAAGCCACCTTGCACATTATTTGCATGTCAGCGTGCTTTTCTCACCACATCAGTGAAGGGCTCAGAGGCAGCCTTCCACTCTCCACCGGGGAAGCGAGTCTCATTTTGGAACACCTCGTCCATGAACTCGGTGTGTCCAGCGTCTGCCTCTGTTAACAGGctgaaacacaaagtcaaacacacgAACcatctgagcgtgtgtgtagGATAACACACTTAATACTAGTACTTTTCACTGCTACTTCAGCCACAGTGTTTGAAATTTGGCACCCTCCAGTGGTAGCATCAAAAAAGACATCCTGGCACACCAACACACGCTCCAGCTTTTGTAAAATGACGTTAGTGtagtgtgagagaaagaggaaaactgtGCTTGTTTTAACAGTGACTGTGTGTACATGCTGGGAGGAACCCAACTGTTCGCCATACTcaaacaaaaaagtttattcAAGTCAAGCTGTTAAAGTGTGTGTTCCTCGATGCCCCACTGAGGCTATTTACTCTACATTAAATCATCTATCTCTAATATATATCTTTGAGATAATGCCATGGTTCACTTATGATATAGAGAtgggtgaaaaatgaaaagaaaaaccaacaaaaagaCGTTGCCCTCTGTATATCCTGTATGAAAGAATCTGCATCCATTACAGATTAAAAAAGTAAGTGTAACTAACTCAGCTAACTGGCACACTCTGGTACTTTGCCATTAAATTGCGGTCGCTGGCATGTGAGGAATGTTAACAGTGGAGAGCCTATGTAGCCCatttcctctgcagccacagaatgTGTGCTGAGAGGGGAACACACATTCAACCAAATGAGAAGCACAACTTCCATTACAGACTAGCTGTCTCATAAATGTAACAAGTCTGAATCCTGATCCTCTTGCAATGTTTCCCATTTTAGAGGAGGATGGTTATTTCCAAAGACACTCACGCTCTCTCTGGATCAATGTACCAGTCACTTTCCCATTCCCACCCTCTTGGGGGCATGAAGTACTCctgtttcagcttcagtttgCCTGTTACATCTGAGAATTTGTGGCGGCCCACCA
Protein-coding sequences here:
- the aarsd1 gene encoding alanyl-tRNA editing protein Aarsd1; amino-acid sequence: MAFQCQRDCYMKEFVTSVVSCCPAELKQEVNGKKETLKGFNVKLQDTILFPEGGGQPDDHGLIGDVPVVRVTRQGPDALHFVSSPLEEGQEVQVKVDWERRFDHMQQHSGQHLITALADTFFGYKTTSWELGRQRSTIELDTPSVKPGQLKELEEAVNDKIRAHIPVTVQLLSIDDPAVEKVRSRGLPEDHAGPIRIIDIEGIDANMCCGTHVSNLSHLQVIKLLGTEKGKKNKTNLIFLAGNRVLKYAEKSYSTERSLVSLLKTGPDEHVEAVDKLQKSVKLLQKTNLSLLRDMAVLIAQNFKSGPQRGNFFSLHKKEGDNEFMNIIANELNTEETLVFLTVGEEKGPGLFLLAGPSGPVAELGPRVLEILQGKGAGKNGRFQGKANNLAQRGEVEALLQQHCKHLASEEE